The DNA region tgtctatgccttaaagctatgaataatttcatgaatccttcacctctcttaactgaaaaatgtgcctaattacaaaagaacaagaagtacttggatttcaaattttatcttaaaattagtttaattattttgatgtggtggcaatactttttgtttttctgaatcaatgcttgaacagtgcatattttttatcttgttgtttatgaatgtaaaAATTGTTgggtcttgaaagaataatgaacaaagagaaatgttattgataatctaaaaaatcatgaaattgattcttgaagcaagaaaaagtagtaaaaagaaaaaagtagcggaaaaaaagaaaaaaaagaaaaagaaggaacaagaaaaagcaagcagaaaaagccaatagccctttaaaccaaaaggcaagggtaaagaggatccaaggctttgagcattaatggataggagagtctaaaggaataaaatcctggcctaagcgtctaaatcaagttgtccctaaccatgtgcttgtgtcatgaaggtccaagtgaaaagcttgagactgagtggttaaagtcgtgatccaaagcaaaaagagtgtgcttaagagctctggacacctctaattggggactttagcaaagctgagtcacaatctgaaaaggttcacccagccatgtgtttgtggcatttatgtatccggtggtaatactggaaaacaaagtgcttagggccacggccaagactcataaagtagctatgttcaagaatcaacatactaaactaggaaaatcaataacactatctgaaattctgagttcctatagatgccaatcattctaaatttcaaaggataaagtgagatgccaaaactgttcagaagcaaaaagctactagccccgctcatctaattgggactaagtttcattgatattatgggatttattgtatattctcttctttttatcctattttattttcggttgcttggggacaaacaacaatttaagtttggtgttgtgatgagcagataatttatatgctttttggcattatttttacatagtttttagtatgatttagttagtttctagtatatttttattagtttttaagcaaaattcacatttctagactttactatgagtttgtgtgtttttctgtgatttcaggtattttttggctgaaattgagggacctgagcaaaaatcttattcagaggctaaaaaaggactggtgatgctgttggattctgacctccctgcactcgaatttaattttttggagctaaagaTTTCCAtatggcacgctcttaatggcgttggaaagtagacatccagggctttccagcaacatataatagtttatacttttcccgagtttagacgacgcaaactggcgttcaacgccagctttctggcctattctggcgttaaacgccagaaacaagttgcaagctagagtcaaacgccagaaacaagttacaaactggcgtttaactctagagaaggcctctacatgtgaaagcttcaatgctcagcccaagcacacaccaagtgggcctagaagtggatttctgcatcatttacttatttttgtaaaccctagtaactagggatctttggacgagcttttggaacatctttgattattgttagtccttagacattgggggctagcctcacggccatgcctaccttatttttacttatgtattttcaacggtggagtttctacacaccatagattaaggtgtggagctctgctgttcctcgagtattaatgcaaagtactattgttcttctattcaattcatgcttattcttattctaagatattcattcgcacttcaacttgatgaatgtgatgatccgtgacactcatcaccattctcacttatgaacgcgtgcctgacaaacacttccgttctacctgcgaaagctagagtgtgtatctcttggattcctggtccacgagcatggttgcctctcctgacagcagagccttccattccgtgagatcagagtcttcgtggtataagctagaattaattggcagcattcttgagatctggaaagtctaaaccttgtctgtggtattctgagtaggatctgggatgggatgactgtgacgagcttcaaactcgcgactgtagggcgtagtgacagacgcaaaagaacagtaaatcctattcctacacgatcgagaaccaacagctaattagccatgcgggaaaccatagaggaccattttcactgagagaacgggaagtagccattgacaacagtgacacccaacatacaacttgtcatagaaaggagtatgaaggattggatgaaagcaataggaatgcagagattcagaaggaacaatgcatctctatacgctcatctgaaattcccaccaatgaattacataagtatctctatctttattttatgttttatttatcttttaattatcaaaactctataatcatttgaatccgcctgactgagatttacaaggtgaccatagcttgcttcaagccgacaatctccgtgggatcgacccttactcacgtaaggtttattacttggatgacccagtgcacttgctggttagttgtgcaaagttgtgaaaaagagtgatattacaattgtgcgtaccaagttgttggcgccattgagatcacaatttcgtgcaccagatggACATTGATTGACGTGTAagtagacttagtgaacaaaatggtatatgaaacttacacaacaatcaatgacatatattgaagttgttgcaacacctaagtgacatagaggtgaaacacatgggtgctatggaacttaggaaaaagaagatagaagtggaaaTCCATCACATAGCAAGAATGGTCCACAAAGCTaagaaagctcaaaaatatgttactaggtaagctttcgatccaatttcacaactcTACAACCTCAATGGATGAAATAAGTGATGTGCATAAAGGTAAACcacaaacaagcatcacctaaaaaaatgcaatgataatatacaattacCTAACAATGGAtaatgaatgcatggtggccaaaatgtgcaattcaaaagagttaagaagcttaaaggcaatgtaacattcACTTGTTATTCACAAACATCAAGCATTAAGAATCCAAAACCAAgtgacaaaatataacctcaacaattaaatccaacaatgacaatcaAAGAAAActatgctaaaatagcatcagTTAATACTAAGCAGCAATAAATggcaaacaaaattaataatccaacacttataatgaaaattagaaaatgaaatgaaaaattaaactaaataaacaagtaactaactaactaaaaaaaatggttatggatggtgttttggtagtgttggatgatgattaaaggatggaaagagaagagaagaaggaaagaaatagaaagagtagaagaaaagaaggtgggtgaaacagggcaacccacgcatgcgcgtcatgtacgcgtaagcgtggattgataaaatggtagcgacgcgtacgcgtgatgagtTATTTGGAgcggcgacgcgtacacgtgaggtACGCGTGCACGTGccttgggcacaaagttggcacacttcaggcacaactctcgggtgaatgtatggaggggtgGAACTTCTagatccacacgtacgcgtcatgtacgcgtgcgcgtggatgattgAAAATGCTTGGggcgcgcgtacgcgtgggtgacgcgtatgcgtggttggtgctctgtttttttttttatttttctatatttttggaccaaaccaagcattccaaacctccaaacaactaccaaaacatcataaaaccttatttaacacacTAAACTCCCAAATAAACCCAACTAACtgaacaaaacatgaaattaaacctaaattaccaatatttacaaaagagaaaatgaaaagattttaccatggtgggatgtctcccacttagcacttttgtttattgtccttaagttggacttatggggagctcttcatcaagatggcttgtgcttgaatccatccttgaacatccactaatgcttggacttccattgtgctttatcattcaaagttaataactccaagctttgattgagttcttcacaaaccataggctcccaaagttgatcttccttgtgcgatctgggatcccacactttgttttcacacccgtccttgagttgattgatgtgtggaaaacgatccaacacaaaactcaccggcaagtataccgggtcgcatcaagtagtaataactcacttagagtgaggtcgatcccacagggattgatggatcaagcaactttagtgggtggttattttagtcaagctaacattgagtgaattgtgtgaagttgatcaacagaaagtaaattgcaaggaatttaaaagatgcagaaaataaaatttcaggaaacttaaagaacaagaaagtaaaagagctgaaacttaaattgcacgaaatgtaaattgcatgaaatgtaaaggggattgggtgcaaggaatttaaaattcaacaagaaaatgtaaagagcaatcaagcagaggagtaaaagatgaaataagtgcagcaaatttaaacagaaatggaaaattgcttgaagaagcaacgcagaatgtaattaagctcaattgtgaaatttaaagagacaagtgagggtctcagggaatcaatgagactagaaaacaagtctagatctcaattccttccttgatccaacagagaaaatatttgaagaagaaatagagatggaAACTGTAAAGAGAGCCTTGATTCAAATCACAGTTCCTTGAATTATGCAGCAAAATAAgaacagagagatctcagatcgaaattgaaacagaatttctccaatctcaatccaaaatttcaaaacaagagaaaaactaaagagagagctatctactactactactcacTAATGGAGCTAGCCTCCTCCTttccgagctctaattgatgcctttatataggctttacaaaataaaaaatgaaattaaaacaaattacaaaaataaaaatcctaatttaattgatccatgtgcctttgagtgatgatgtgggcttttcttgctttggatttgaggagaaatgggtttggttggccttgattcaatttggagaagaattgaatttaaatgaaattttggttgaattttggcccatgttgttcccaggaggctgccctgcccttgtggagggtaggGGAGAAAATTGATGTGTGCagccttggtgcgagcgtggtgcgttggtgtgtgctgcaggatgctgccctgccctcgcggagggcagggcagaaaattttggtgcgccagtttggtgcctgtgcgtgctgctggtgctgccgaagctcccttggtgcgccaatctggtgcactggccgtgcaccacagaatgctgccctgcccttacggagggcagggcaatgtttccaaaaatgaagctccgcgttcgagacttggtggatgcacacgctacttcttctccttggtttatttttgcttatttttggcccttaaagatgccttccgttcctgcctcaattgtatgccaaatatggatttctatatatcgttggaaagctctgaatgtcagctttccaacgcaactggaagcacatcaatcgaacgtctgtagctcaagttatagccctttgaagtaggcatagtcatgctgtgagcggccagattttaacttagcgaaaatttgctccaacctcactttgtttcatcatgattctgccctgcccttggcaagggcagggcagtgtgcgtgctggttgttttcttctttgatttggtcatgggccacgcttttaaaagcgtggcctaaggctccaaagtgtaccccaacttcaaagtgtaccccaaagctcttttttctccttttttttgtgcttctttgcttctttttcttcttatttcctacaagatttataaaattaaaagatcaaggaaatataccaattaagtataaaagcattcaatatttaagcacaaatcatcaatttcttgtatgaaaaagcatagaaaaataggtatatgatgacatgtcatcattgaTCATAgtgatttcctccgggtggcaagagagatgaattctcatggaagcaccaaactatcctcctagacccatccaattgagcactagtccaacctttgctccttgaagcttcaaccataatgagcctagacttacaacgccaaccactaaaaatcctcctcttacgcttaattccgcaaagcgccctaagttggccatccatctcaagcaaaccaaattcaagtgggataataaagctaagagttagaagttttacccactcaaatgaaggattagatgataACCTAGGTAGATGAGTTCCCAACGGTCTTGACAAAGCAtgctccactcccgtccatcctcttctagagacgtccaccacttggcaagattcttcaagctctacctcttgccaagcttcctcaagtttacattcttcttcaccaaattcTTCCATAttttccccatcactcaaatcataaataggaggttgagtgaaGTCTACCTCCTCATCACTTACGAGCATAGTGGGGAAGGattcttcaagctcaaaaggatcatatgttggtaTGGAACCATCATAAATAAGAAGGCCTATTACTTGGGACAcctcttccaattcttcaatcacattgtgccttggagTTTGTGCACTCTCcttctcaacatcaacttcaaactccatggaagaaggctcttcaatttgtgattcctctatgtactcaatATATCCTAAGGCTtcaaccactacttcctcttgCTCAATAATCTCTACATCCTTCTCTTGTTGCATCTCTTGCTTCAaatcctcttcttcaccttggagcttcaggttcactccctcactaagctccttggttgcttctccacattcaacaatggaagTGTCTTGATCGTGTAGGCTTAGgcaggatgagactatgttgccaatggcttctaccatgacaGCCATTTTTGCACTTAACTcctcaaacttcttttcatcctcctcgtgttgccttaagatatgagattcaagatctcttaaTTCTAGCATGGAGGCTTTATCGGGAGgcgatggtggaagagagggttcattgtttgagggaaggttgctgtaattggaaggtggttcatattggtgaaattcttgaggtggtgtatataaAATTTGTGGCTCTTGGGAGTACTGGTGttagaatggtggtggctctaaatATGGtccatatggtggttggtatgatggGTGTGGGGTAGGATCATATGGAAGtaaatggtggtatgaggcttgtgagtatggtgaaagactatattgaggagggggttcatatgcatgtgatggttgtggttgacaatcacaataagggtcatcgcATACATTAGATTAGTATGCATTAGGATAAGGggtatacccataagaatctgaAGAGTAGTCACATTGGGGTGGCGCTCGGACGGCTCAGGTGGCAATAAATGCCCTTTGGTCATCGCGCATCTCCGTGAGGATAGTAGTCATGTCCCCAATAACTCTTGCCAAactttgatctccaaatccttgatgcatgttgtcatttaagcttccatctcctacaacatagtttgaaccacactcatggccaaagggatgagaattcatggtgacaagagaaaataaaaacaaaagctaacaagaatcaaagaaaacaaagtcctacaactagcaaaaactaacaaacaacctAAAAactaagctattcacaatatatacaatagccaataacatagcaccattgtaatccccagtaacggcgccattttgatgtgaGATAATTGTCATGATGGTatggaatttctcttatagaaagaagaatttcgttgtaagcatagctttACACCAACAAAAAAAtatcacataaaaaatttgagttgtcacaagtacaaaccccaataaaaattaaccgaagtatttagactccgggtcgccTCACaaggattgcaatgaagtgaatgattattggctatgaaggaatatGGTGGTTTGATTTATAaagggacaagaaattaaatgggcaagaatttaaatgacaataagagtaaatcaagcaagcaactaaagaaagcaagtaataaagaaaagtaattaataaagagagacattcatggcaagaattgagatcataggccttccatcctagtcactaataacaataattaacaagaatttatcttattttgtcatctccaacattggaagaaggtgtaagttatcttccatgagagaaagtcaaacaagactagctaatctcaatccaaaagtcctaatcacccagctaattgaattagcaagagattagagtcaatggaaatcatactagctaacaactctagatcaccaacataagttgggtttttatgactcaagattgcctaattactctttccaagccaagaatactcaaaatctactctaacatccaaccaagcattttgtcaaaaacttggaaggcataaaaggaaagcataataagtaacaagaaatagtaaaatctaacaactaccaattcaAGAAgacaagatcaacaactcaaatcaacaatgaagagaacatcaaacatcaattgcattgaagaaaaatccaaatccaatAAGTGTTCATCAATCTTAAAAAGATgctcaaaagagaaattaacaagggaatcaaggagaattgaagtgttagatcaagaaattgttgaggaaacaagatgaaatcaaggaGTTAAACATGAATCTAAGAggaattaacctaatcctaacctaattctagagagaagcgggagcttatctctctagaaactaacctacatgatgccaaaactacaaacaattgctccccctttgcttgggcttcaattctacatgaaatacactcagaaacaggttggaattgggcctgggctgctcagaaatcgcccccagcattttgcctttaagtgagtcacgtgcgagtatcggcgcgtatgcgccatgtgcgtgtgcgcgtcgattggctatttcttcatccgCACGGATgcatcatgtacgcgtgcgcgtctctttgcgaaatcacttttgcgcgtgcgcgccttgtacgcgcgTGCACCCATTGATGCATTCCtaattcttgtttcctcatgcattctccactttgcatgcttttctcctcatttcttccatctaatacttgccttatgaacctgaaaatactcaacaaacacatcaaggcatcgaatggaattaaagtgagttaaaatcaccattttaagggcctaaaaagcatgtttttacacttaagcacaattcaagggagaattacaaaaccatgctattttattgaataaattgggaaaaggtgaataaatcccctaaaataagcataagataaaccacgaaatagGGGTTCATCAAGACTGAGCCAGAAGCTGGCGCCTTTGCATGGCTAAGCCAAAACCTcatagacgcgcacgcgtgcttcaCGCATGCGTGTGGATCGTAAGGCTCCAGGGACGcttacgcgtgctgtgcgcgtacgcgtcgatgcccgcacgtgattttttaagAGGAAACATGACTGGCAATTTTAGGGCAATTACAGACCCTATTTGGAGCAGAATTCTGGTGGGGAAAGgcataagaagaccaaggattgaaAGGATCCACATGCATTCACTCAATTTACACAAATTTCTAGATATTTTcctagttagttacattttgttgagagagaaactccaacttctctctaggattttgtTCTCTCCACTTCAATTTCTCTTGGATTTCTTTGGTGAGATCAattgctaattcacttttactTTGATTCAAGTTGTAGATCTAATTCTCCAACTTTCAATTAGTGCTCTTTTTTATTCATTCACTTTGGATCTTAGATTTGGGCtttgttactttgattttgattaatgaattgaggaattccattcaattgtttgattgttgatgcTTGCTTGAGTTAGATAGCTTGAATTCAAttccttttcttaatttcatAATGTCTCTCACTATTGCTCACCAATTGTTTGAGGAAATGACAACCTTAGCTATGGAGTAAATTCCTCTTTCTTGGCTTAAGGGTTGAATTATTGGAGACACTTAAATAGTTAATATCAATTGTTGATTACCAATtggagattgctaattgacttgaatgccactaaagctagtcttccctaGGGTTAGACTATCACTTGTGACTCAAGTTTATtattttcacttgactttcctccatagttagaggttaactaagtgaagcaatgatcaattgttgtcacaattgatggaagctataatgatgaAACTTCTAATACTCAcccttagccaaggcttttatcttGGTTGATTGTTGTCCACTTTTGTTAGCTTGAATTCTTACACTAAACTCCAAACCACAAAAGTCttcctaaccaatgatgtgcattctaaggcaattcctagggaggaagactcgggactaatactctcggttattgattATAGATTTGTTTGATGTGAAATTGCGTGTAAgctagactatactcacgattaaaTTTATtgctaatttctataccggcataaaaattctctcatcaaaatggtgccattgccggggacttgcatatgtgtgccatgttattggttAGCGTGAATACGTTGATATGTGAATACTTGCATTTTCTCTTGActgtttgtttgtttgattaCTAGTTAGGATTAGTATTTGCTTAGTTCAATTTGTTATCATGAGCTCTATACTTCCTTCATTGTATGACGCATTCACTACCAAAtgcgagcttagccgcatttgatccggaaatagaaagAACTTTGCTTCACattaggcaagctcggaggcGATTAGCCTTTGGAGGTGGTGAAAAGGTTTCCACTAATTCACCAACCATATCCGAAGTTGATATCAAATCGTCATTCGAAGAAGGCACCATCTATTCTTCCGTTGATACTACTAATAGTTCTTCTATTAATCTAGGCACCGACACTATggccgctccaaggagagttaaTCTCAAGGAGCGGGTGCACCGGACTTTGTTCTTCAACCTCTTCATGTGCTTCACCCAAAGTTGAATGCAAACTTTGAGCTTAAGACCACTTTGATCAATCGTCTACTTAAGTTCTACGGACCTcccgcacaagatcctattagacacCTCAAGAACTTTCAAAGTGTGTGCTCAACAACTAGGCGGGAAATTTCTAATGaggttgctatatggttgtttgccttcccattctctcttgagggaagagTCAAAGAGTGGTTCTACACTTTGCCTAGTGAAGTTGTTTCCAATTGGAACTTGCTTAGAAGGGAGTTCCTAGATAAAACCTTTCCTGTGGAAGTAACGGACAAGCTAAGGAAAGAGATTTAATGCATTGTACAAGGTGAGATGGAAACTCTATACgaatattgggaacggtttcgcaagCTTCTTGACTCATGTCCCAACCATATgattgacactcaagtattgcttagCTATGTATGCCAAGGAATGAGACCTCAAGACAAAACTCTATTGGATGCTTCAAGCAATGCTTCTTTGTCAAAGTATAGGatggcggaggaggcatggcaactcattACCGACTTGGCCGAGTCCACTCAGCATGCTAGACGGAGAACTAACCATCCAAAGACCTTAAATGAAGTTTTCTCTAGTAGTGAGACCGCCGCCCTTGCCAAATCCATGGGTGAGATGACAAGCATTCTAAAGCAACTCCAaataaatcaacaacaacctccatttcatcaacaacaaccaACCCCACCTCCTCCTCAACAACAAAGTCAACAATTGGTCCCCTAACGAGTGTGCAGtatttgctcttgctactctcacAAAACGGATGAATGTCCAAGTCTCCAAGAAGACAATACCTTGGCAGCTACCCACAATTTCTATGACCgtccgaatcaaggatactaccAACAAGGCGGCAATTTCAACCAAGGGTATCCCCAACAAGGAGGCAATTACAATCAAGGGGGtagcaactataaccaaggttggagagataattccaaccaaggatggcgGGACAATTATCAACAAGGAGGTAGGGACAATGGAGGAAATCAAAGATGGAACAGTAACAACTCACAAAACCGATACTCACAAAACCAACCATACCAACAAAGTCAATCATACCCTCAACAAAACCAAGGAAGAAACTACCAAACCTACCAATCACCACATCAACGACAACCACCTCAACCCAATCAATCACAAGCCCCTCCAATCACCTATCCCTCCACTTCTTTCAATCAAGATGATACACTCCGTTCCATTCTCCAAGGACAAAAAGAACTTTAAATTACACTTACCTCCGGTCTTACCGGTCTTAcatctactctccaagctcttcTAGCCCGCATGGAACCACCTTCTACCTCTACTCCCCAAGCTTCAAGCTCGAGTACCATAGATGGAGTTCAATTCATTGATTGTATGTGCGATCTTGGTGCATGCATTAGTATTATATCTCTTTCCGTTTATCATATATTGAAGCTCCCACCGTTGAAGCGGTCAGCGGCTAGGTTTGTCttagcggataaaagcataataactgTGGCGGGTATTGTGGAAGATGTGTTGTTAAACATAAAGGGTTTGATATTTCCGATTGACTTTCATATTATTGATATTCCACCTAGTGAATCCGAAAGGACATCATCCATCTTACTTGGGAGGCCATTTTTGAGGACCTCTAGGTTCAAATTGGATGTCTATTCGAAAACTTATTCCTTTGAGATCGACGGGAGAGTCGTAAGTTTTAGCCTAGATGAAGCGATGAGGCACCCACCGGAGAACCATTCCATATTCTGGTGTGACTTAACTGACAACATTGTAGCCGAAGTGCATTATGCAAAGCTAGATATGAAGAATATGATTGAAGACCCGAATGAAGAGAACACCTCACCCCATCCGGAACCACCGGAAGTTCAAGTGTCAAGTCAAGAACAAAATgtagaattgaagccactaccaccccaCCTAAAGTATTcctaccttgatgaagcccacaagTTTTCGGTGATTGTTGCAAGGAAACTCACTCctaaacaagaagagaagttgcttCATGTTTTGAGGAAGAACAAAAGGGCCATAGGGTGGATTTTGGAGGACCTAGTGGGGATAAGCCCCCAAGTGTGTGAGCACCGAATCTTCTTAGAGGAAGGAGCTAGACCCGTTCGGCAATCTCAAAGGAGATTAAATCCTACCATTCTAGAGGTAGTGAAGAAGGAGGTCACCCAATTATTAGAGGCGGACATCATTTACCCCATTTCCGATAGTGAATGGGTGAGTCAtgtccaagttgtaccaaagaagtcCGAGGTGACGACAATAAAGAATGAGAGCGGGGAGCTTATAGCGACGAGGGTGCAAAACTCATGG from Arachis hypogaea cultivar Tifrunner chromosome 10, arahy.Tifrunner.gnm2.J5K5, whole genome shotgun sequence includes:
- the LOC140175613 gene encoding uncharacterized protein, giving the protein MAEEAWQLITDLAESTQHARRRTNHPKTLNEVFSSSETAALAKSMVFALATLTKRMNVQVSKKTIPWQLPTISMTVRIKDTTNKAAISTKGIPNKEAITIKGVATITKVGEIIPTKDGGTIINKEVGTMEEIKDGTLPPLKRSAARFVLADKSIITVAGIVEDVLLNIKGLIFPIDFHIIDIPPSESERTSSILLGRPFLRTSRFKLDVYSKTYSFEIDGRVVSFSLDEAMRHPPENHSIFWCDLTDNIVAEVHYAKLDMKNMIEDPNEENTSPHPEPPEVQVSSQEQNVELKPLPPHLKYSYLDEAHKFSVIVARKLTPKQEEKLLHVLRKNKRAIGWILEDLVGISPQVCEHRIFLEEGARPVRQSQRRLNPTILEVVKKEVTQLLEADIIYPISDSEWVSHVQVVPKKSEVTTIKNESGELIATRVQNSWRGLQGISEVILWYEPIANYLVSRTFPPNLSKHQKDKLKIKSKYYVWDDPYLWRCGANQVIRRCIPQTKFQSILEACHFSEGAIPTRTDDANVVLYFVRNNIICRFGSPRAIVSDQGSHFSNKRMEGLMKKYGIIHKVSTAYHPQTNGQAEVSNREIKHVLEKVVKPNRKDWSAKLTDALWAYRTVYKMPIGMSPFRLVYGKACHLLVEVEHKVYWAIKECNPSLGGARIERKLQLVELECLRLEAYENSRLYK